From a single Kryptolebias marmoratus isolate JLee-2015 linkage group LG6, ASM164957v2, whole genome shotgun sequence genomic region:
- the akap11 gene encoding A-kinase anchor protein 11 isoform X2 — protein sequence MEASVRIRGVPVRSRASVRKETVRGGGVLSTKRLFRNKKELCSVGLELPARDPTRLTEMVFVCLPGQSEGDNITQQVLSSLPGGLCELLRSLHVHSLKNDEVLLLKDSRRLAEHRDSGPQCLLKALCVLRHNPSMSASPQTSVASLVGLLGCYVAGFHYLLELQALHKGTAESSQPEEDDTNQSVSSIEDDFVTALEHLEEEDTGDSSSAALFCHFKKRDVASQTVPAHKRRKELSGSRVIISSSSKKYSAKQRSGLDVSVKVQRSSSGLESQWTYCSPGARLPSPSVHISESEESDCSSPSPVIFLDEVGYQKSLLAKLDIPQVPGGPREQVEDSDSEVSEFFDSFDQFDDLEELNSENCTLTLPLDPISSSTAQEKYAENSSSGSTSKYVSRGCSTKSMNPHRFDQPILPANVKKPTPLKPGSPYSLHTEVPDLTWSVQTPPEETGVPLFSPVSSSAFSPLVDSSELLEYFCKTDEDDQDSSELQKPQDLCSLYKTYSDFASSLSREILESVCGFQSAVDISDNKNLSCVCHKEFKNPSGYFMKLSDIQETVTVAKLQKTSKCLKDGIQKFASDLVEMSLGGALRDLQKGVSSCTTTLCHLAARLTSSVFQMAFHEIGMRRAFVLKERAINGLAGFLVGEAVSGALKEFLTVKKQIFHNTVSQFATNLAEELVFEGIMEVCQFSHPSTPLTPSDWSFGHRHEEEDEEEEVLCSYASDLSESVIQEAFIELSQADVAFTSKAAISVSLDNMCYVTAENTGTHTCSTFANQQVLSASSASSAPGLSGQVAPCTVKNALFTVSGMASCIPVPQAGHALSHFQDTKEPFNSSFSDTSKTSPKQIAALSSDTTIFPHTHLYSHPTSISGDDPSQRKCSIQNFSGNMVDMIVSEACELITTSKMKKSFGDCADFLTKTIGSRSDLSSKQETLSSVSKQGVGQDCFTNNGSVWQDESIEQATDLFIPPVSFQTGSLNRGIVQYEMVPRGRGVVQTHSVTMDTLDVPGIAVGGQNRISTPVDDSTPSFSQKSSGTPGTPPSTPQQPSVVSRKKQIKQFSKKLKSKLAKEFSPATPPPTPHYQPEPIPGPKDIISETVKAEFMLSLMRSLSEEAGDTEEEEPVEGGDICGTDTCSESNGGRCKLNQLPSHRMSNKEAFHYAERLACHIVSMATEMDTLEVSETDGKMKKGSERRDSGALFSEQTLDNLWLYAGEVAGEVINDVKRMVSSRQRCPYHRTGELRRRSFDRSSSECWHQHHRHQSQPSTSQSRDWRLGGLAEQWSNDLMPSASWSPTSTSSTSSSSGLSSEYPSCESVTDEYAGYLIRVLKKESGSRELVLNQYASRLAYRSIKLGLAHAKKIKQTSASSRLHSSRSLPDKLKISGCETLSPKDRAHSVGFRSDEEAPCCCRNPKEQSKREFTDLVNFAESLAYNITCDVTRKLNFSSVRLPKSFTDSCLYKKSKLEDMTDNIMRNSFSCPLLSKEDKSRHYHSTGSLYDGAYNSRVMKVIEHYAKKIVDDTLKMSLASVVHCSWDDRHSHIQRLSERQTVVRALGERTCCYCQVQECPYCTRLSRHHYQSALQRRLRGSESHSGPDRVSGVQIPKIHIELDHRAAFAEEVVSLAMETAKRELSNTSLNADSGIGHDGTSYAESLTAEIMASALFNTCQAAHISSPGREASESTVSQQLSVGDDSLGSWSNLSFEDDHPDDNSSFLHLSDSNGNSSSWSSLGLEGEVCEEHMSFSPSDSDNAEDKETEVKEEASGLLCVDRTQLQAPRTTLLIVNLDVKEPGRGSQYLTLDPQLRSMLQWVAASMADIPQIQLSAERGLQQLPAVVQKLREKKWRVGDLLHMLLRYCEESQTHSHLPAREDALQPGREPHRTPLFQWLLEHA from the exons TGTTTGCTAAAGGCTCTGTGTGTCCTGAGGCATAACCCCAGCATGAGCGCCTCCCCTCAGACCTCTGTTGCATCTCTGGTGGGGTTGCTGGGGTGCTACGTGGCAGGGTTTCACTACCTACTTGAGCTCCAGGCTCTTCACAAGGGCACAGCTGAGTCCAGCCAGCCAGAGGAAGATGACACCAACCAATCAGTCTCATCAATTGAGGATGATTTTGTGACAGCCCTAGAGCATCTGGAGGAAGAAGACACTGGAGACAGTTCCT ctgcagctctaTTTTGCCATTTCAAAAAGCGTGATGTGGCATCACAGACAGTCCCAGCACACAAGAGAAGAAAGGAATTGTCAGGCTCACGTGTTATTATAAGCTCATCTTCCAAGAAATACTCAGCTAAGCAGCGATCTGGACTTGATGTGTCTGTTAAAGTGCAGAGGTCATCTTCAGGTCTTGAATCTCAGTGGACTTACTGCAGTCCTGGAGCTCGTCTCCCCTCCCCTTCTGTTCATATCAGTGAATCAGAAGAATCTGACTGCTCCAGCCCAAGCCCAGTCATCTTTCTGGATGAAGTAGGCTACCAGAAGAGCCTGCTGGCAAAGCTGGACATCCCCCAGGTTCCAGGGGGGCCCAGGGAGCAAGTGGAAGACTCAGATTCTGAAGTCAGTGAATTTTTTGACAGCTTTGACCAGTTTGATGACCTGGAGGAGCTGAATTCTGAAAACTGCACTCTCACACTGCCTTTGGACCCCATCAGTTCCTCAACTGCACAAGAAAAATATGCTGAGAATAGTTCCAGTGGGTCAACATCCAAATATGTTTCCAGGGGCTGCTCAACCAAGAGTATGAATCCTCATCGCTTTGACCAACCCATCCTTCCAGCCAATGTGAAAAAACCCACTCCCCTAAAACCAGGTTCTCCCTACTCACTTCACACTGAAGTCCCTGACTTGACTTGGTCTGTGCAGACCCCTCCTGAGGAGACTGGTGTCCCTCTCTTTAGTCCTGTCAGCTCTTCTGCTTTTAGTCCATTGGTGGACTCAAGTGAACTACTggaatatttctgtaaaacagatgAGGATGATCAGGACAGCTCAGAGCTACAAAAACCTCAGGATCTCTGCTCCTTGTATAAGACCTACTCAGACTTTGCAAGCAGTTTGTCCAGAGAAATTCTGGAATCTGTGTGTGGCTTTCAGTCTGCTGTTGACATCAGTGACAACAAGAATCTCAGTTGTGTCTGCCACAAGGAGTTTAAGAACCCATCAGGGTATTTTATGAAACTGTCAGACATTCAAGAAACTGTAACAGTGGCCAAGCTGCAGAAGACATCTAAATGTCTGAAGGATGGCATTCAAAAGTTTGCTTCAGATCTGGTGGAGATGAGTTTGGGCGGCGCCCTGCGAGACCTACAAAAAGGAGTATCCTCCTGTACCACCACTTTATGTCATTTGGCGGCTAGACTcacttcttcagtttttcagatGGCCTTCCATGAAATTGGCATGCGACGTGCCTTTGTGCTGAAAGAACGAGCTATCAACGGGTTAGCTGGCTTCCTTGTTGGTGAGGCTGTTTCTGGGGCACTGAAAGAGTTcctcacagtaaaaaaacagatattccACAACACAGTGTCACAATTTGCTACCAATCTGGCTGAGGAGCTTGTGTTTGAAGGAATCATGGAAGTGTGTCAGTTCTCCCATCCCTCTACCCCTCTCACACCTAGTGACTGGTCTTTTGGCCACAggcatgaggaggaggatgaagaggaggaggtacTGTGCTCCTATGCTTCAGACTTGTCAGAGTCTGTAATTCAGGAAGCTTTCATAGAGCTTTCTCAAGCTGATGTAGCATTTACTAGCAAGGCAGCTATTAGTGTATCCCTAGACAACATGTGCTACGTTACTGCAGAGAACACAGGCACTCATACCTGCAGTACCTTTGCTAACCAACAGGTTTTAAGTGCCAGCTCTGCCTCATCAGCCCCAGGGCTCTCAGGACAGGTGGCTCCTTGCACAGTGAAGAATGCTCTGTTCACTGTTTCAGGCATGGCGAGCTGCATTCCTGTACCCCAAGCAGGCCATGCCCTCTCCCACTTCCAGGATACAAAAGAGCCCTTCAATTCTAGCTTCTCAGATACCTCAAAGACCAGTCCCAAACAAATAGCTGCATTGTCATCTGACACCACTATTTTCCCTCACACTCACCTTTACAGCCATCCCACCTCCATATCTGGAGATGACCCCTCCCAACGAAAGTGTTCAATCCAAAACTTTTCTGGCAACATGGTAGATATGATTGTTTCTGAGGCTTGTGAACTTATAACTACCTCTAAGATGAAGAAAAGCTTTGGTGATTGTGCTGATTTCTTAACAAAGACAATTGGAAGCCGATCGGATTTATCTTCAAAGCAGGAGACTCTAAGTTCTGTTTCAAAGCAGGGAGTGGGCCAAGATTGTTTCACAAACAATGGATCTGTGTGGCAGGATGAATCTATTGAGCAAGCAACGGACCTTTTTATTCCCCCAGTTTCTTTTCAGACAGGCTCTTTAAACCGGGGTATAGTCCAGTATGAAATGGTTCCCAGGGGGAGAGGTGTGGTTCAAACACATTCGGTAACAATGGATACTCTTGATGTGCCGGGTATAGCTGTGGGTGGGCAGAACAGGATATCCACTCCTGTGGATGACTCAACTCCAAGCTTTAGCCAAAAATCTAGTGGGACTCCTGGTACTCCTCCCTCCACCCCCCAGCAGCCTAGTGTAGTCTCcagaaagaaacagataaaacagtTCTCAAAGAAGCTGAAAAGCAAGCTGGCAAAGGAGTTTTCTCCTGCAACGCCACCTCCAACCCCTCATTATCAACCCGAACCAATCCCTGGCCCAAAAGACATAATTTCTGAAACAGTCAAGGCTGAGTTTATGCTCAGTCTGATGAGGTCTCTTTCTGAGGAGGCAGGTgacacagaggaggaagaaccAGTTGAAGGAGGAGATATTTGTGGCACGGACACATGTTCAGAGTCAAATGGTGGCAGATGCAAGCTCAACCAATTGCCCTCTCACAGGATGTCTAACAAGGAAGCTTTCCATTATGCTGAGCGGCTAGCTTGTCACAtagtctccatggcaacagagaTGGATACCCTGGAAGTATCAGAGACGGATGGGAAAATGAAGAAAGGCAGTGAAAGGAGAGACAGTGGGGCTCTGTTCTCAGAGCAGACCCTGGACAACTTGTGGTTGTATGCTGGTGAGGTGGCAGGAGAAGTCATAAATGATGTAAAAAGGATGGTGAGCTCAAGACAGCGGTGTCCATATCACAGAACTGGAGAGCTTAGAAGAAGAAGCTTTGACAGATCTAGCTCTGAATGTTGGCATCAACACCACAGACACCAGTCTCAACCCAGTACAAGTCAGAGCAGAGACTGGAGGTTAGGGGGGTTGGCTGAGCAGTGGTCCAATGACCTGATGCCCTCTGCTTCCTGGTCTCCAACCTCTACTTCTAGCACCAGCTCCAGCTCTGGTCTGTCTTCTGAGTATCCCAGCTGCGAGAGTGTGACAGATGAATATGCAGGCTACCTCATTCGGGTGCTGAAAAAGGAGAGTGGCAGTAGGGAGTTGGTCCTGAACCAGTACGCAAGCCGTTTGGCATACCGCTCTATAAAACTAGGACTGGCTCATGctaaaaaaatcaagcaaacatCCGCTTCCAGCCGCCTTCACTCCTCTAGATCTCTACCAGATAAATTAAAGATTTCTGGCTGTGAGACCTTGTCACCCAAAGATAGAGCACACTCAGTGGGTTTTCGATCAGATGAGGAGGCGCCATGTTGTTGTAGGAACCCCAAAGAGCAGAGTAAGAGGGAATTCACTGATCTGGTCAACTTTGCTGAGTCTTTAGCTTACAACATCACCTGCGATGTTACACGCAAGCTAAATTTTTCCTCTGTTCGGCTTCCAAAATCTTTTACTGACTCTTGTCTTTATAAGAAGTCTAAACTTGAAGACATGACGGATAATATTATGAGGAACTCCTTCTCTTGCCCTCTGTTGTCAAAAGAGGATAAAAGTAGACATTACCACAGTACAGGAAGCCTGTATGACGGCGCGTACAACAGCAGGGTGATGAAGGTCATTGAGCATTATGCTAAGAAGATTGTGGATGATACACTAAAAATGAGCTTGGCGTCAGTTGTACATTGTTCGTGGGATGACAGACATTCTCACATCCAGAGATTGTCTGAGAGGCAAACAGTTGTCCGAGCTTTGGGAGAGAGGACTTGTTGTTATTGTCAGGTCCAGGAGTGTCCGTACTGCACAAGACTTAGCCGACACCACTACCAGTCTGCATTACAGAGAAGGTTGCGAGGGTCAGAATCTCATTCTGGACCTGACCGTGTTTCTGGTGTGCAGATTCCCAAAATCCACATTGAACTGGACCATAGGGCAGCATTTGCAGAGGAGGTTGTGTCTCTGGCAATGGAAACAGCAAAACGTGAATTGAGTAACACCAGCCTCAATGCAGACAGTGGAATTGGCCACGACGGCACCAGCTACGCTGAAAGCCTAACTGCTGAAATCATGGCATCAGCTCTGTTCAACACCTGTCAGGCTGCCCACATCAG TTCTCCGGGCAGGGAAGCCTCTGAGTCCACTGTGTCTCAGCAGCTGAGTGTTGGAGATGACAGTCTGGGCAGCTGGTCTAACCTGAGCTTTGAAGATGATCACCCAGATGATAACAGCAGTTTCCTACATCTCAGTGACAG CAATGGAAACAGCAGTAGCTGGAGCAGTCTGGGCCTTGAAGGGGAGGTGTGTGAGGAGCACATGTCATTCTCCCCCTCTGACAG TGATAATGCAGAGGACAAGGAAACTGAGGTCAAAGAGGAGGCCAGtg GGTTACTGTGtgtggacaggactcagctgcaGGCTCCCAGGACCACTCTGCTCATTGTGAACTTGGACGTCAAGGAGCCTGGGCGTGGCTCTCAATATTTGACCCTCGACCCCCAGCTCAGGAGCATGCTGCAATGGGTGGCTGCCTCCATGGCTGACATCCCTCAGATTCAGCTGAGCGCCGAAAGAGGGCTGCAGCAG
- the akap11 gene encoding A-kinase anchor protein 11 isoform X1 — MEASVRIRGVPVRSRASVRKETVRGGGVLSTKRLFRNKKELCSVGLELPARDPTRLTEMVFVCLPGQSEGDNITQQVLSSLPGGLCELLRSLHVHSLKNDEVLLLKDSRRLAEHRDSGPQCLLKALCVLRHNPSMSASPQTSVASLVGLLGCYVAGFHYLLELQALHKGTAESSQPEEDDTNQSVSSIEDDFVTALEHLEEEDTGDSSSAALFCHFKKRDVASQTVPAHKRRKELSGSRVIISSSSKKYSAKQRSGLDVSVKVQRSSSGLESQWTYCSPGARLPSPSVHISESEESDCSSPSPVIFLDEVGYQKSLLAKLDIPQVPGGPREQVEDSDSEVSEFFDSFDQFDDLEELNSENCTLTLPLDPISSSTAQEKYAENSSSGSTSKYVSRGCSTKSMNPHRFDQPILPANVKKPTPLKPGSPYSLHTEVPDLTWSVQTPPEETGVPLFSPVSSSAFSPLVDSSELLEYFCKTDEDDQDSSELQKPQDLCSLYKTYSDFASSLSREILESVCGFQSAVDISDNKNLSCVCHKEFKNPSGYFMKLSDIQETVTVAKLQKTSKCLKDGIQKFASDLVEMSLGGALRDLQKGVSSCTTTLCHLAARLTSSVFQMAFHEIGMRRAFVLKERAINGLAGFLVGEAVSGALKEFLTVKKQIFHNTVSQFATNLAEELVFEGIMEVCQFSHPSTPLTPSDWSFGHRHEEEDEEEEVLCSYASDLSESVIQEAFIELSQADVAFTSKAAISVSLDNMCYVTAENTGTHTCSTFANQQVLSASSASSAPGLSGQVAPCTVKNALFTVSGMASCIPVPQAGHALSHFQDTKEPFNSSFSDTSKTSPKQIAALSSDTTIFPHTHLYSHPTSISGDDPSQRKCSIQNFSGNMVDMIVSEACELITTSKMKKSFGDCADFLTKTIGSRSDLSSKQETLSSVSKQGVGQDCFTNNGSVWQDESIEQATDLFIPPVSFQTGSLNRGIVQYEMVPRGRGVVQTHSVTMDTLDVPGIAVGGQNRISTPVDDSTPSFSQKSSGTPGTPPSTPQQPSVVSRKKQIKQFSKKLKSKLAKEFSPATPPPTPHYQPEPIPGPKDIISETVKAEFMLSLMRSLSEEAGDTEEEEPVEGGDICGTDTCSESNGGRCKLNQLPSHRMSNKEAFHYAERLACHIVSMATEMDTLEVSETDGKMKKGSERRDSGALFSEQTLDNLWLYAGEVAGEVINDVKRMVSSRQRCPYHRTGELRRRSFDRSSSECWHQHHRHQSQPSTSQSRDWRLGGLAEQWSNDLMPSASWSPTSTSSTSSSSGLSSEYPSCESVTDEYAGYLIRVLKKESGSRELVLNQYASRLAYRSIKLGLAHAKKIKQTSASSRLHSSRSLPDKLKISGCETLSPKDRAHSVGFRSDEEAPCCCRNPKEQSKREFTDLVNFAESLAYNITCDVTRKLNFSSVRLPKSFTDSCLYKKSKLEDMTDNIMRNSFSCPLLSKEDKSRHYHSTGSLYDGAYNSRVMKVIEHYAKKIVDDTLKMSLASVVHCSWDDRHSHIQRLSERQTVVRALGERTCCYCQVQECPYCTRLSRHHYQSALQRRLRGSESHSGPDRVSGVQIPKIHIELDHRAAFAEEVVSLAMETAKRELSNTSLNADSGIGHDGTSYAESLTAEIMASALFNTCQAAHISSPGREASESTVSQQLSVGDDSLGSWSNLSFEDDHPDDNSSFLHLSDSSNGNSSSWSSLGLEGEVCEEHMSFSPSDSDNAEDKETEVKEEASGLLCVDRTQLQAPRTTLLIVNLDVKEPGRGSQYLTLDPQLRSMLQWVAASMADIPQIQLSAERGLQQLPAVVQKLREKKWRVGDLLHMLLRYCEESQTHSHLPAREDALQPGREPHRTPLFQWLLEHA, encoded by the exons TGTTTGCTAAAGGCTCTGTGTGTCCTGAGGCATAACCCCAGCATGAGCGCCTCCCCTCAGACCTCTGTTGCATCTCTGGTGGGGTTGCTGGGGTGCTACGTGGCAGGGTTTCACTACCTACTTGAGCTCCAGGCTCTTCACAAGGGCACAGCTGAGTCCAGCCAGCCAGAGGAAGATGACACCAACCAATCAGTCTCATCAATTGAGGATGATTTTGTGACAGCCCTAGAGCATCTGGAGGAAGAAGACACTGGAGACAGTTCCT ctgcagctctaTTTTGCCATTTCAAAAAGCGTGATGTGGCATCACAGACAGTCCCAGCACACAAGAGAAGAAAGGAATTGTCAGGCTCACGTGTTATTATAAGCTCATCTTCCAAGAAATACTCAGCTAAGCAGCGATCTGGACTTGATGTGTCTGTTAAAGTGCAGAGGTCATCTTCAGGTCTTGAATCTCAGTGGACTTACTGCAGTCCTGGAGCTCGTCTCCCCTCCCCTTCTGTTCATATCAGTGAATCAGAAGAATCTGACTGCTCCAGCCCAAGCCCAGTCATCTTTCTGGATGAAGTAGGCTACCAGAAGAGCCTGCTGGCAAAGCTGGACATCCCCCAGGTTCCAGGGGGGCCCAGGGAGCAAGTGGAAGACTCAGATTCTGAAGTCAGTGAATTTTTTGACAGCTTTGACCAGTTTGATGACCTGGAGGAGCTGAATTCTGAAAACTGCACTCTCACACTGCCTTTGGACCCCATCAGTTCCTCAACTGCACAAGAAAAATATGCTGAGAATAGTTCCAGTGGGTCAACATCCAAATATGTTTCCAGGGGCTGCTCAACCAAGAGTATGAATCCTCATCGCTTTGACCAACCCATCCTTCCAGCCAATGTGAAAAAACCCACTCCCCTAAAACCAGGTTCTCCCTACTCACTTCACACTGAAGTCCCTGACTTGACTTGGTCTGTGCAGACCCCTCCTGAGGAGACTGGTGTCCCTCTCTTTAGTCCTGTCAGCTCTTCTGCTTTTAGTCCATTGGTGGACTCAAGTGAACTACTggaatatttctgtaaaacagatgAGGATGATCAGGACAGCTCAGAGCTACAAAAACCTCAGGATCTCTGCTCCTTGTATAAGACCTACTCAGACTTTGCAAGCAGTTTGTCCAGAGAAATTCTGGAATCTGTGTGTGGCTTTCAGTCTGCTGTTGACATCAGTGACAACAAGAATCTCAGTTGTGTCTGCCACAAGGAGTTTAAGAACCCATCAGGGTATTTTATGAAACTGTCAGACATTCAAGAAACTGTAACAGTGGCCAAGCTGCAGAAGACATCTAAATGTCTGAAGGATGGCATTCAAAAGTTTGCTTCAGATCTGGTGGAGATGAGTTTGGGCGGCGCCCTGCGAGACCTACAAAAAGGAGTATCCTCCTGTACCACCACTTTATGTCATTTGGCGGCTAGACTcacttcttcagtttttcagatGGCCTTCCATGAAATTGGCATGCGACGTGCCTTTGTGCTGAAAGAACGAGCTATCAACGGGTTAGCTGGCTTCCTTGTTGGTGAGGCTGTTTCTGGGGCACTGAAAGAGTTcctcacagtaaaaaaacagatattccACAACACAGTGTCACAATTTGCTACCAATCTGGCTGAGGAGCTTGTGTTTGAAGGAATCATGGAAGTGTGTCAGTTCTCCCATCCCTCTACCCCTCTCACACCTAGTGACTGGTCTTTTGGCCACAggcatgaggaggaggatgaagaggaggaggtacTGTGCTCCTATGCTTCAGACTTGTCAGAGTCTGTAATTCAGGAAGCTTTCATAGAGCTTTCTCAAGCTGATGTAGCATTTACTAGCAAGGCAGCTATTAGTGTATCCCTAGACAACATGTGCTACGTTACTGCAGAGAACACAGGCACTCATACCTGCAGTACCTTTGCTAACCAACAGGTTTTAAGTGCCAGCTCTGCCTCATCAGCCCCAGGGCTCTCAGGACAGGTGGCTCCTTGCACAGTGAAGAATGCTCTGTTCACTGTTTCAGGCATGGCGAGCTGCATTCCTGTACCCCAAGCAGGCCATGCCCTCTCCCACTTCCAGGATACAAAAGAGCCCTTCAATTCTAGCTTCTCAGATACCTCAAAGACCAGTCCCAAACAAATAGCTGCATTGTCATCTGACACCACTATTTTCCCTCACACTCACCTTTACAGCCATCCCACCTCCATATCTGGAGATGACCCCTCCCAACGAAAGTGTTCAATCCAAAACTTTTCTGGCAACATGGTAGATATGATTGTTTCTGAGGCTTGTGAACTTATAACTACCTCTAAGATGAAGAAAAGCTTTGGTGATTGTGCTGATTTCTTAACAAAGACAATTGGAAGCCGATCGGATTTATCTTCAAAGCAGGAGACTCTAAGTTCTGTTTCAAAGCAGGGAGTGGGCCAAGATTGTTTCACAAACAATGGATCTGTGTGGCAGGATGAATCTATTGAGCAAGCAACGGACCTTTTTATTCCCCCAGTTTCTTTTCAGACAGGCTCTTTAAACCGGGGTATAGTCCAGTATGAAATGGTTCCCAGGGGGAGAGGTGTGGTTCAAACACATTCGGTAACAATGGATACTCTTGATGTGCCGGGTATAGCTGTGGGTGGGCAGAACAGGATATCCACTCCTGTGGATGACTCAACTCCAAGCTTTAGCCAAAAATCTAGTGGGACTCCTGGTACTCCTCCCTCCACCCCCCAGCAGCCTAGTGTAGTCTCcagaaagaaacagataaaacagtTCTCAAAGAAGCTGAAAAGCAAGCTGGCAAAGGAGTTTTCTCCTGCAACGCCACCTCCAACCCCTCATTATCAACCCGAACCAATCCCTGGCCCAAAAGACATAATTTCTGAAACAGTCAAGGCTGAGTTTATGCTCAGTCTGATGAGGTCTCTTTCTGAGGAGGCAGGTgacacagaggaggaagaaccAGTTGAAGGAGGAGATATTTGTGGCACGGACACATGTTCAGAGTCAAATGGTGGCAGATGCAAGCTCAACCAATTGCCCTCTCACAGGATGTCTAACAAGGAAGCTTTCCATTATGCTGAGCGGCTAGCTTGTCACAtagtctccatggcaacagagaTGGATACCCTGGAAGTATCAGAGACGGATGGGAAAATGAAGAAAGGCAGTGAAAGGAGAGACAGTGGGGCTCTGTTCTCAGAGCAGACCCTGGACAACTTGTGGTTGTATGCTGGTGAGGTGGCAGGAGAAGTCATAAATGATGTAAAAAGGATGGTGAGCTCAAGACAGCGGTGTCCATATCACAGAACTGGAGAGCTTAGAAGAAGAAGCTTTGACAGATCTAGCTCTGAATGTTGGCATCAACACCACAGACACCAGTCTCAACCCAGTACAAGTCAGAGCAGAGACTGGAGGTTAGGGGGGTTGGCTGAGCAGTGGTCCAATGACCTGATGCCCTCTGCTTCCTGGTCTCCAACCTCTACTTCTAGCACCAGCTCCAGCTCTGGTCTGTCTTCTGAGTATCCCAGCTGCGAGAGTGTGACAGATGAATATGCAGGCTACCTCATTCGGGTGCTGAAAAAGGAGAGTGGCAGTAGGGAGTTGGTCCTGAACCAGTACGCAAGCCGTTTGGCATACCGCTCTATAAAACTAGGACTGGCTCATGctaaaaaaatcaagcaaacatCCGCTTCCAGCCGCCTTCACTCCTCTAGATCTCTACCAGATAAATTAAAGATTTCTGGCTGTGAGACCTTGTCACCCAAAGATAGAGCACACTCAGTGGGTTTTCGATCAGATGAGGAGGCGCCATGTTGTTGTAGGAACCCCAAAGAGCAGAGTAAGAGGGAATTCACTGATCTGGTCAACTTTGCTGAGTCTTTAGCTTACAACATCACCTGCGATGTTACACGCAAGCTAAATTTTTCCTCTGTTCGGCTTCCAAAATCTTTTACTGACTCTTGTCTTTATAAGAAGTCTAAACTTGAAGACATGACGGATAATATTATGAGGAACTCCTTCTCTTGCCCTCTGTTGTCAAAAGAGGATAAAAGTAGACATTACCACAGTACAGGAAGCCTGTATGACGGCGCGTACAACAGCAGGGTGATGAAGGTCATTGAGCATTATGCTAAGAAGATTGTGGATGATACACTAAAAATGAGCTTGGCGTCAGTTGTACATTGTTCGTGGGATGACAGACATTCTCACATCCAGAGATTGTCTGAGAGGCAAACAGTTGTCCGAGCTTTGGGAGAGAGGACTTGTTGTTATTGTCAGGTCCAGGAGTGTCCGTACTGCACAAGACTTAGCCGACACCACTACCAGTCTGCATTACAGAGAAGGTTGCGAGGGTCAGAATCTCATTCTGGACCTGACCGTGTTTCTGGTGTGCAGATTCCCAAAATCCACATTGAACTGGACCATAGGGCAGCATTTGCAGAGGAGGTTGTGTCTCTGGCAATGGAAACAGCAAAACGTGAATTGAGTAACACCAGCCTCAATGCAGACAGTGGAATTGGCCACGACGGCACCAGCTACGCTGAAAGCCTAACTGCTGAAATCATGGCATCAGCTCTGTTCAACACCTGTCAGGCTGCCCACATCAG TTCTCCGGGCAGGGAAGCCTCTGAGTCCACTGTGTCTCAGCAGCTGAGTGTTGGAGATGACAGTCTGGGCAGCTGGTCTAACCTGAGCTTTGAAGATGATCACCCAGATGATAACAGCAGTTTCCTACATCTCAGTGACAG CAGCAATGGAAACAGCAGTAGCTGGAGCAGTCTGGGCCTTGAAGGGGAGGTGTGTGAGGAGCACATGTCATTCTCCCCCTCTGACAG TGATAATGCAGAGGACAAGGAAACTGAGGTCAAAGAGGAGGCCAGtg GGTTACTGTGtgtggacaggactcagctgcaGGCTCCCAGGACCACTCTGCTCATTGTGAACTTGGACGTCAAGGAGCCTGGGCGTGGCTCTCAATATTTGACCCTCGACCCCCAGCTCAGGAGCATGCTGCAATGGGTGGCTGCCTCCATGGCTGACATCCCTCAGATTCAGCTGAGCGCCGAAAGAGGGCTGCAGCAG